One segment of Caldalkalibacillus thermarum DNA contains the following:
- the ald gene encoding alanine dehydrogenase produces MIIGVPKEIKNNENRVALSPAGVQVLVTAGHQVVMETDAGLGSGFTNEQYQQAGAQILHTAQDVWHTADMVMKVKEPLPEEYAFFRPGLILFTYLHLAAEEKLTKALLDNKVTAIAYETIQLADGSLPLLTPMSEVAGRMAVQVGTQFLEKPRGGKGILIGGVPGLSPGRVVIIGGGVVGTNAAKMAMGLGAQVTILDINPDRLRELDDLYGGRLVTLVSNSYNIEIAVRGADLLIGAVLIPGARAPKLVSEEMVKQMASGSVIVDVAIDQGGSIETIDRVTTHSHPTFVKHGVVHYAVANMPGAVPRTSTLALANVTVPYALKIANLGVANALQEDSALALGVNTIDGLLTYKAVAEAHQLPYTPLDQVPGTESW; encoded by the coding sequence ATGATTATCGGTGTGCCCAAAGAGATTAAAAATAATGAAAATCGTGTGGCTTTATCTCCTGCCGGTGTACAAGTGCTGGTGACGGCAGGACATCAGGTTGTGATGGAAACTGATGCCGGCCTGGGCAGCGGTTTTACCAATGAACAATATCAACAGGCTGGTGCTCAGATTCTACATACGGCTCAAGATGTATGGCATACGGCTGATATGGTGATGAAGGTGAAAGAGCCCTTGCCTGAAGAATATGCCTTTTTCCGGCCTGGTTTGATATTGTTTACCTATTTGCATCTGGCAGCAGAAGAAAAACTGACGAAAGCGTTGCTGGACAACAAGGTCACCGCCATTGCCTATGAGACCATTCAGCTCGCTGATGGATCTCTGCCTTTGCTGACACCGATGTCAGAAGTGGCCGGCCGAATGGCCGTGCAGGTTGGCACTCAGTTCTTGGAAAAACCCCGAGGCGGAAAAGGTATCCTGATTGGAGGTGTACCCGGGCTCAGTCCGGGGCGTGTCGTGATTATTGGCGGGGGTGTTGTGGGAACAAACGCAGCAAAGATGGCCATGGGCCTTGGAGCGCAAGTGACCATTCTTGATATCAATCCTGACCGCCTGCGGGAATTGGATGATTTGTACGGCGGACGCTTGGTCACATTAGTGTCCAACAGCTACAACATTGAGATAGCCGTGAGAGGGGCTGACCTGCTGATTGGAGCCGTCCTTATTCCGGGAGCCCGGGCACCCAAACTGGTCAGCGAAGAGATGGTCAAACAGATGGCGTCCGGTTCTGTCATTGTGGATGTAGCCATTGATCAGGGGGGTTCCATCGAAACCATTGACCGGGTGACGACCCACAGTCATCCCACTTTTGTCAAACATGGTGTGGTTCATTATGCTGTGGCCAATATGCCGGGGGCAGTGCCCAGAACCTCAACCCTTGCCCTGGCAAATGTGACGGTTCCCTATGCCCTTAAGATCGCCAATCTGGGTGTGGCAAACGCGCTACAAGAAGACTCTGCTTTGGCCTTGGGAGTTAATACAATCGATGGCCTCCTGACCTATAAAGCAGTGGCTGAGGCCCATCAGTTGCCGTATACACCGCTGGACCAAGTACCGGGTACGGAGTCATGGTAA
- the deoB gene encoding phosphopentomutase has translation MSQAFKRIFLIVMDSVGIGAMPDADQFGDKGAHTLGHIAEHRGGLNMPHMQKLGLGNIEPVKGIPPVEKPLAAYGRMQEASAGKDTMTGHWEIMGLRVEVPFRTFTETGFPAELIREFERRVGRKVIGNKAASGTEIIKELGEEHMRTGHLIVYTSADSVFQIAAHEEVVPLEELYQICEVARELTKDEPYMLGRVIARPFIGEPGAFQRTANRRDYALKPFGPTVMNYLQEAGYDVIALGKISDIYDNEGVTKAIKTKSNMDGMDQLLSTQMEDFQGISFLNLVDFDALYGHRRDPEGYGQALEAFDARLPEVMERLKESDLLIITADHGNDPTHHGTDHTREYVPLLCYSPSFEQGTNLGLRETFADVGATIADNFKVRQPEHGTSFLDDLLHLRREI, from the coding sequence GTGTCTCAAGCATTTAAACGCATCTTCCTTATCGTTATGGACAGCGTAGGAATTGGCGCGATGCCCGATGCAGACCAGTTCGGCGACAAAGGGGCCCACACGCTGGGACACATTGCCGAGCACCGGGGTGGTTTAAACATGCCCCACATGCAAAAATTGGGGTTGGGCAACATTGAGCCGGTTAAAGGTATTCCGCCCGTGGAAAAACCTCTTGCTGCCTATGGCCGCATGCAGGAAGCGTCGGCTGGAAAAGATACCATGACGGGACATTGGGAAATCATGGGACTTCGGGTTGAGGTGCCTTTCCGTACCTTTACCGAAACCGGATTTCCTGCTGAGTTGATCCGTGAATTTGAAAGACGGGTCGGCCGTAAAGTGATTGGCAACAAAGCGGCTTCAGGTACTGAAATTATTAAAGAATTGGGCGAGGAACATATGCGCACGGGCCACTTGATTGTGTACACTTCGGCCGACAGTGTTTTCCAGATCGCCGCCCATGAAGAGGTTGTGCCTTTGGAGGAGTTGTACCAGATTTGTGAAGTGGCCCGGGAACTGACGAAAGACGAGCCCTATATGCTGGGCCGGGTGATTGCACGTCCTTTTATCGGCGAACCAGGTGCTTTCCAGCGGACAGCTAACCGCCGCGATTATGCCTTAAAGCCATTCGGCCCCACCGTAATGAACTATTTGCAAGAGGCGGGGTATGATGTCATCGCCCTGGGCAAGATCAGCGACATTTACGACAATGAAGGTGTGACCAAGGCCATTAAGACCAAATCGAACATGGATGGGATGGATCAATTATTGTCCACCCAGATGGAAGATTTTCAGGGCATCAGCTTTCTTAATCTGGTTGATTTTGATGCGCTCTATGGCCATCGCCGGGACCCTGAAGGGTACGGCCAAGCCCTGGAAGCATTTGATGCCCGGCTTCCGGAAGTTATGGAGAGGCTGAAGGAGAGCGATCTGTTGATCATTACTGCTGACCATGGTAATGATCCCACCCACCATGGCACAGACCATACCCGGGAATATGTGCCGTTGTTGTGTTACTCCCCTTCTTTTGAGCAAGGTACAAATCTTGGTTTGCGCGAGACTTTTGCAGACGTAGGGGCCACCATAGCTGATAATTTCAAAGTTCGTCAACCGGAACACGGCACCAGTTTTTTAGATGATTTACTTCATCTCAGGAGGGAAATTTAA
- a CDS encoding DUF4227 family protein, producing the protein MPGSLSRLMDVIKIITVFVALTLFFYVMIVWVADALEEHSEEDRPKGRAVKVFNPQREGSLETIHDVKDRLMFFYWFGE; encoded by the coding sequence ATGCCAGGTTCCTTGAGCCGTTTAATGGATGTGATCAAGATTATTACTGTTTTTGTTGCGCTCACCCTTTTTTTTTATGTGATGATCGTGTGGGTGGCCGATGCCCTTGAAGAGCACAGTGAAGAAGACAGGCCGAAGGGACGGGCGGTAAAGGTGTTTAATCCCCAGCGGGAGGGATCATTGGAAACCATTCACGACGTGAAAGACCGGTTGATGTTTTTCTATTGGTTTGGCGAATAA
- the xerD gene encoding site-specific tyrosine recombinase XerD, producing MRAELDAFLHYLRVEKGLSANTINSYRRDLERFFSSLNKQQCVSLEDVNREHILAFLLELRKEHKADATVNRHLSAIRTFFRFLLHDGKCAHDPSAHIETPKLEKKLPQVLSVSEVERLLQAPSTTTPFGQRDQAMLEVLYATGIRVSELISLRLDDVHLQMGFIKCMGKGSKERIIPLGQMAIDALSQYINNGRKKLDKTRRQKVLFLNHHGRPLTRQGFWKIIKKYAAKAGIKKEITPHTLRHSFATHLLENGADLRAVQEMLGHADISTTQIYTHVTKVRLKDIYSRAHPRA from the coding sequence ATGAGAGCGGAATTGGACGCATTTTTACACTATTTACGGGTTGAAAAAGGCCTGTCCGCCAATACGATCAACTCTTATCGGCGGGATTTAGAGCGTTTTTTTTCGTCTTTAAACAAACAGCAGTGTGTCTCACTCGAAGATGTTAATCGGGAGCATATTTTGGCATTTTTGCTTGAGTTGCGCAAAGAACATAAGGCAGATGCCACCGTTAACCGTCACCTCTCCGCCATCCGGACTTTTTTCCGCTTTTTACTTCACGATGGAAAATGTGCCCATGATCCTTCTGCCCATATTGAAACACCCAAGCTGGAAAAGAAATTGCCCCAAGTGCTTTCTGTCAGTGAAGTGGAGCGCTTGTTGCAGGCACCTTCCACTACGACTCCCTTCGGTCAGCGGGACCAGGCCATGCTGGAAGTGCTATATGCCACGGGCATCCGGGTCAGCGAACTGATCTCCTTGCGCCTGGATGATGTCCATTTGCAAATGGGATTTATCAAGTGCATGGGCAAAGGATCAAAAGAAAGAATTATCCCTCTGGGCCAGATGGCCATTGACGCCTTATCTCAGTATATTAACAACGGGCGAAAAAAATTGGATAAGACCAGGCGGCAAAAAGTCCTCTTTCTTAACCATCATGGCAGACCGTTAACCAGACAGGGGTTTTGGAAAATCATCAAAAAATATGCTGCCAAAGCAGGAATCAAGAAAGAGATTACGCCCCATACCCTGCGCCATTCTTTTGCCACCCATCTTTTAGAAAACGGGGCGGATCTCAGGGCTGTGCAAGAAATGCTGGGTCATGCGGATATTTCCACCACCCAAATCTATACCCATGTAACTAAAGTGCGGTTAAAGGATATCTATTCACGGGCACATCCCCGTGCTTAG